One part of the Haliaeetus albicilla chromosome 9, bHalAlb1.1, whole genome shotgun sequence genome encodes these proteins:
- the UNC119 gene encoding protein unc-119 homolog A isoform X1: MESGTVLFEITKPAASEREHNDKKDIDPNAGRFVRYQFTPAFLRLRQVGATVEFTVGDKPINNFRMIERHYFRDQLLKSFDFEFGFCIPSSKNTCEHIYEFPQLSEDLIREMILHPYETQSDSFYFVDNKLVMHNKADYSYSGGP; this comes from the exons ATGGAATCTGGCACAGTCTTGTTTGAAATCACCAAACCAGCAGCTTCAG AACGTGAACACAATGACAAGAAGGACATTGACCCCAATGCCGGACGGTTTGTACGCTATCAGTTTACCCCAGCTTTTCTTAGACTTCGGCAAGTGGGAGCCAC GGTGGAATTCACAGTAGGGGACAAACCCATTAATAACTTCCGCATGATTGAGAGGCACTACTTCCGGGATCAATTGCTTAAGAGTTTTGATTTTGAATTTGGGTTCTGCATCCCCAGCAGTAAAAATACGTGTGAGCACATCTATGAATTCCCACAGCTCTCTGAGGATCTCA ttCGAGAGATGATCCTTCATCCATATGAGACACAGTCGGACAGTTTCTACTTTGTAGACAACAAGCTCGTGATGCACAACAAGGCAGATTATTCATACAGTGGAGGACCTTGA